The Cyprinus carpio isolate SPL01 chromosome A9, ASM1834038v1, whole genome shotgun sequence genome window below encodes:
- the LOC109090245 gene encoding SOSS complex subunit B2 isoform X1, translating to MSIISNEAVILIKDVKPGLKNLNIVFIVLEIGRVTKTKDGHEVRSCRVADKSGSIAISVWDELGSLIQPGDIIRLTRGYASIWKGCLTLYTGRGGDLQKIGEFCMVYSEVPNFSEPNPELLAQANQQNKTGKEQRGNSPPNQNTGTLAQTGNGIVPVFPNNSAAPVPRDPNFGAPGRPNGRVPGNGPPSVTAGGPPAPPKPTVTISNGRDPRRASKR from the exons ATGTCGATTATCTCCAACGAAGCTGTGATCTTGATTAAAGATGTAAAGCCCGGATTGAAAAACCTTAATATCGTCTTTATAGTTTTGGAAATCG GTCGGGTGACGAAGACAAAGGACGGGCACGAGGTGCGCTCGTGCAGGGTGGCGGATAAGAGCGGCAGCATCGCCATCTCTGTGTGGGATGAGCTGGGCAGCCTCATCCAGCCCGGGGACATCATCCGCCTCACGAGAGG GTATGCTTCAATCTGGAAGGGGTGCCTTACACTGTACACTGGACGAGGAGGAGACTTGCAGAAAATAGGAGA ATTCTGTATGGTGTATTCTGAGGTTCCTAATTTCAGTGAACCAAATCCAGAGCTGCTAGCACAAGCTAACCAGCAGAACAAGACG GGTAAAGAACAGCGGGGGAATTCTCCACCGAATCAAAATACAGGTACTCTTGCACAGACAG GAAATGGTATTGTGCCAGTATTTCCCAATAACAGTGCTGCACCTGTGCCTCGGGATCCCAATTTTGGGGCTCCAGGAAGACCAAACGGGCGTGTTCCAGGCAATGGGCCACCCTCAGTAACTGCAGGGGGACCCCCTGCTCCACCCAAACCCACAGTTACCATTAGCAATGGCAGGGACCCAAGAAGGGCTTCAAAGAGATGA
- the LOC109090245 gene encoding SOSS complex subunit B2 isoform X2, producing MSIISNEAVILIKDVKPGLKNLNIVFIVLEIGRVTKTKDGHEVRSCRVADKSGSIAISVWDELGSLIQPGDIIRLTRGYASIWKGCLTLYTGRGGDLQKIGEFCMVYSEVPNFSEPNPELLAQANQQNKTGKEQRGNSPPNQNTGNGIVPVFPNNSAAPVPRDPNFGAPGRPNGRVPGNGPPSVTAGGPPAPPKPTVTISNGRDPRRASKR from the exons ATGTCGATTATCTCCAACGAAGCTGTGATCTTGATTAAAGATGTAAAGCCCGGATTGAAAAACCTTAATATCGTCTTTATAGTTTTGGAAATCG GTCGGGTGACGAAGACAAAGGACGGGCACGAGGTGCGCTCGTGCAGGGTGGCGGATAAGAGCGGCAGCATCGCCATCTCTGTGTGGGATGAGCTGGGCAGCCTCATCCAGCCCGGGGACATCATCCGCCTCACGAGAGG GTATGCTTCAATCTGGAAGGGGTGCCTTACACTGTACACTGGACGAGGAGGAGACTTGCAGAAAATAGGAGA ATTCTGTATGGTGTATTCTGAGGTTCCTAATTTCAGTGAACCAAATCCAGAGCTGCTAGCACAAGCTAACCAGCAGAACAAGACG GGTAAAGAACAGCGGGGGAATTCTCCACCGAATCAAAATACAG GAAATGGTATTGTGCCAGTATTTCCCAATAACAGTGCTGCACCTGTGCCTCGGGATCCCAATTTTGGGGCTCCAGGAAGACCAAACGGGCGTGTTCCAGGCAATGGGCCACCCTCAGTAACTGCAGGGGGACCCCCTGCTCCACCCAAACCCACAGTTACCATTAGCAATGGCAGGGACCCAAGAAGGGCTTCAAAGAGATGA